One region of Yersinia bercovieri ATCC 43970 genomic DNA includes:
- the nrdF gene encoding class 1b ribonucleoside-diphosphate reductase subunit beta, producing MNAVKPITRISAINWNKIEDDKDLEVWNRLTANFWLPEKVPLSNDIPSWATLTPNEQQLTIRVFTGLTLLDTIQNTLGAPALIKDAMTPHEEAVFSNISFMEAVHARSYSSIFSTLCMTSDVDDAYRWSEENGPLQKKADIILQHYHNDDPLKKKIASVFLESFLFYSGFYLPMYWSSRAKLTNTADLIRLIIRDEAVHGYYIGYKFQKGLERVDNSRRQEIKNFAFDLLQDLYDNEVRYTEDLYDKVGWTEDVKKFLHYNANKALMNLGYEALFPASQAAVSPAILAALSPNADENHDFFSGSGSSYVIGKAVNTEDEDWDF from the coding sequence ATGAACGCAGTAAAACCGATAACACGCATCAGCGCCATTAATTGGAATAAAATTGAAGACGATAAAGATCTGGAAGTCTGGAACCGTTTGACGGCTAATTTCTGGCTGCCGGAAAAAGTCCCGCTATCCAATGATATTCCCTCTTGGGCAACATTGACCCCCAATGAGCAGCAGCTAACAATTCGCGTTTTCACCGGGTTGACTCTGCTGGATACCATTCAAAATACGCTGGGAGCACCGGCGCTTATTAAAGACGCCATGACCCCCCATGAGGAGGCGGTATTTTCGAACATCAGTTTTATGGAAGCGGTACACGCCCGCTCCTATAGCTCCATTTTTTCGACACTTTGCATGACATCTGATGTGGACGATGCCTATCGCTGGAGTGAGGAAAATGGCCCACTACAAAAGAAAGCCGATATTATCCTTCAACACTATCATAATGATGATCCGCTGAAGAAGAAGATTGCCAGTGTATTCTTGGAATCATTTCTATTCTACTCCGGATTCTATTTGCCGATGTATTGGTCTAGTAGAGCTAAATTAACCAACACCGCGGATCTTATTAGGTTGATTATTCGTGATGAAGCAGTGCATGGCTATTACATCGGCTATAAATTCCAGAAAGGCTTAGAGAGAGTCGATAATAGCCGCCGTCAGGAAATAAAGAATTTCGCCTTCGATTTGCTGCAAGACTTATATGATAATGAAGTGCGCTACACCGAAGACCTTTATGATAAGGTCGGCTGGACAGAAGATGTCAAAAAATTCCTGCACTATAATGCCAATAAAGCATTAATGAATTTAGGTTATGAGGCATTATTCCCCGCCAGCCAGGCGGCGGTCAGCCCGGCTATTTTGGCGGCATTATCGCCAAATGCAGATGAAAATCACGATTTCTTCTCTGGTTCTGGCTCCTCTTATGTGATCGGTAAAGCGGTCAATACCGAAGACGAAGATTGGGATTTTTAA
- the proV gene encoding glycine betaine/L-proline ABC transporter ATP-binding protein ProV — protein MAIKLEVKNLYKIFGEHPERAFKLLESGKNKEQIFAKTGLSVGVKDANLAIEEGEIFVIMGLSGSGKSTLVRLLNRLIEPTRGEVLIDGEDIAKISDSALRTVRRNKISMVFQSFALMPHLNVLDNTAFGMELAGVPQQERHEKAMEALRQVSLDSYAYSYPDELSGGMRQRVGLARAMANNPDILLMDEAFSALDPLIRTEMQDELVKLQAKQQRTIVFISHDLDEAMRIGDRIAIMQGGVVVQVGTPDEILNNPANDYVRTFFRGVDISHVFSAKDIARRRPVSLIRKTPGFGPRSALKLLQDEDRDYGYVLERGQKFIGVVSIDSLKKALAENQSLDSALLADPAPVPADMPLSELISLVAQAPCAVPVVGEDNSYIGIISKAMLLQALDKETPNE, from the coding sequence ATGGCAATTAAACTCGAAGTAAAGAATCTATATAAAATATTTGGTGAGCATCCCGAACGGGCTTTTAAACTGCTTGAATCCGGCAAGAATAAAGAGCAGATATTTGCTAAAACAGGTTTGTCCGTTGGCGTTAAAGATGCCAATCTGGCCATTGAAGAAGGCGAGATATTCGTCATCATGGGATTATCCGGCTCCGGTAAATCCACCCTGGTACGCCTTCTCAATCGTCTGATAGAACCTACTCGTGGCGAAGTGCTGATCGACGGCGAAGATATTGCCAAAATATCGGATAGCGCCCTGCGCACTGTGCGTCGTAACAAGATCAGTATGGTCTTCCAATCCTTTGCATTAATGCCCCACTTGAATGTTCTTGATAATACTGCATTCGGCATGGAGTTGGCTGGCGTCCCTCAACAGGAGCGCCACGAAAAAGCCATGGAAGCTTTGCGTCAGGTGAGTCTAGACAGCTACGCCTACTCTTATCCCGATGAGCTTTCCGGCGGGATGCGGCAACGTGTCGGCTTAGCCCGCGCAATGGCCAACAACCCCGACATCTTATTGATGGATGAGGCTTTTTCCGCCCTCGACCCATTAATCCGTACCGAAATGCAAGATGAGTTGGTCAAGTTACAGGCCAAACAGCAAAGAACCATCGTCTTTATCTCCCATGACCTGGATGAAGCCATGCGCATTGGTGATCGTATTGCCATTATGCAGGGCGGCGTGGTCGTACAGGTCGGCACCCCAGATGAGATACTGAACAATCCGGCTAATGACTATGTGCGCACCTTCTTCCGTGGCGTTGATATTAGCCACGTCTTCAGCGCCAAAGATATTGCGCGCCGACGTCCAGTCTCTTTGATTCGCAAAACCCCGGGTTTCGGCCCCCGTTCAGCATTAAAACTGCTTCAGGATGAAGACCGCGATTACGGCTATGTGCTGGAGCGCGGGCAGAAGTTTATTGGCGTGGTATCGATAGATTCACTGAAAAAAGCGTTGGCTGAAAACCAGTCGTTGGACAGCGCCTTACTGGCTGATCCCGCACCGGTTCCCGCAGATATGCCCCTCAGTGAGCTGATCTCACTGGTGGCACAAGCACCGTGCGCGGTGCCGGTGGTCGGTGAAGACAACAGCTATATCGGTATTATTTCCAAGGCCATGCTGTTACAGGCCCTAGATAAGGAGACGCCAAATGAGTGA
- the proW gene encoding glycine betaine/L-proline ABC transporter permease ProW, with protein sequence MSDQIQINDQTVSNPWATDAASTAPAVTDTAPQSLSAAADPWGASMAEGSHTAGSAGHEAAAQAAQSQVANTDWLNSAPAAAPEHFSLMDPFHTTWLPLDSWVTHGIDWVVLHFRPLFQGIRVPVDFILSGFQHLLLGMPAPVAILVFALIAWQFSTLGMGVATLVSLIAIGAIGAWSQAMVTLALVLTSLFFCILIGLPLGIWLARSNSAARIIRPLLDAMQTTPAFVYLVPIVMLFGIGNVPGVVVTIIFALPPIVRLTILGIKQVPEDLIEAAESFGANPRQLLFKVQLPLAMPTIMAGVNQTLMLALSMVVIASMIAVGGLGQMVLRGIGRLDMGLAAVGGVGIVILAIILDRLTQSLGRDRRSKGVGRWYATGPIGLLTKPFRNSK encoded by the coding sequence ATGAGTGATCAAATCCAGATCAATGATCAAACCGTCAGTAACCCGTGGGCCACGGATGCGGCGTCGACAGCCCCTGCCGTCACTGACACCGCCCCTCAGAGTCTGTCAGCCGCAGCTGACCCTTGGGGAGCCAGTATGGCCGAGGGTAGCCATACCGCAGGGAGTGCCGGCCACGAGGCTGCCGCTCAGGCGGCACAGAGCCAAGTGGCAAATACTGACTGGTTAAACAGCGCACCTGCGGCGGCACCTGAACATTTCAGTCTGATGGACCCGTTCCACACCACCTGGTTGCCACTGGATTCATGGGTCACTCACGGCATTGACTGGGTGGTACTGCACTTCCGCCCACTGTTCCAGGGCATTCGTGTACCGGTCGACTTTATTCTCAGCGGCTTCCAGCACTTACTGTTGGGTATGCCAGCACCGGTGGCAATTTTGGTTTTCGCCCTGATAGCCTGGCAGTTCTCCACCTTAGGGATGGGCGTGGCGACACTGGTCTCACTGATCGCCATCGGCGCTATCGGCGCGTGGTCACAAGCCATGGTGACACTGGCGCTGGTTCTGACCTCGCTATTCTTCTGCATCCTTATCGGGCTACCGCTCGGGATATGGCTGGCGCGTAGCAATAGTGCCGCACGTATTATTCGGCCACTGCTGGATGCCATGCAGACCACGCCAGCCTTCGTCTATCTGGTGCCGATCGTCATGCTATTTGGTATCGGTAATGTTCCGGGCGTCGTGGTCACCATTATCTTTGCGCTACCACCGATTGTTCGCTTGACCATTTTGGGCATCAAACAGGTGCCGGAAGATCTTATCGAAGCCGCAGAGTCCTTTGGTGCCAATCCACGCCAATTACTGTTCAAAGTGCAGTTGCCACTGGCGATGCCAACCATTATGGCAGGTGTGAACCAAACCCTGATGCTGGCACTGTCGATGGTGGTTATCGCCTCAATGATTGCCGTCGGCGGTTTAGGTCAGATGGTTCTGCGCGGTATTGGTCGTCTGGATATGGGGCTGGCAGCTGTCGGCGGAGTGGGCATCGTGATTCTGGCGATTATTCTTGACCGCCTAACCCAATCATTAGGCCGAGATCGCCGCAGTAAAGGTGTTGGTCGCTGGTATGCCACCGGCCCGATTGGACTACTCACCAAACCATTTCGTAACAGCAAATAA